One window of the Rhipicephalus sanguineus isolate Rsan-2018 chromosome 4, BIME_Rsan_1.4, whole genome shotgun sequence genome contains the following:
- the LOC119391241 gene encoding uncharacterized protein LOC119391241 → MSIQEEECEDIIPDDLFCNDPDDDPDYNPLDDLDELPEELHETQTSGQEGRTFFVQEKCLRDLLIVCSICLAPRAVTFTCEGTLVEANGQGRSGHAFCWRNQDVEKQQPVLNLQLCAAVLFSGNNPTVSIRMLSMMGVQVVSERTFFSIQRVHLWPAIGKVYQDEQELLLLDAQKRKVKLAGDGRADSPGYSAKFGTYSLLDVESNKIQHFEVVQSNEVGGSCRMELAGLQRALDFLDHKNVEVSVLVKDRHAQVKCFIQKHKEETEHEYDVWHMAKGVNKKLQTAAKQSDCKELLPWIKSITNHMYWAAASSHGNKELIVPKWKSLLNHVQGIHEHDDELFPSCLHGEIEPREWLKKGEQWQSSKKFEEVATARTLLKDMPRLSTRYQTYGLEAFHSLLLHFAPKLYHYPYAGTKARTQLAVLHYNENSERDQACTKDGTPRWRIKYPKAAGGEPVACPIMEAAKHGKFSYCNLFCRNEGA, encoded by the exons ATGAGCATACAGGAAGAGGAGTGTGAGGACATAATTCCAGATGACCTCTTTTGTAACGACCCAGATGATGACCCTGATTACAACCCTTTGGATGACCTTGATGAACT GCCAGAAGAACTACACGAAACGCAAACATCTGGCCAAGAAGGAAGAACTTTCTTCGTTCAAGAAAAGTGTCTGCGTGACCTTCTGATTGTGTGCAGCATCTGCCTTGCTCCTCGTGCAGTGACCTTCACATGTGAGGGAACGTTGGTGGAGGCTAACGGCCAGGGCCGGTCAGGCCATGCATTCTGCTGGCGCAACCAAGATGTGGAAAAACAGCAGCCAGTGCTCAACTTGCAACTTTGTGCAGCAGTGCTGTTTTCGGGAAACAACCCGACAGTTTCAATCAGAATGCTTTCGATGATGGGAGTACAAGTTGTGAGTGAGCGGACGTTTTTCTCCATCCAGCGCGTACACCTGTGGCCCGCCATTGGCAAA GTATATCAAGATGAGCAGGAGCTTTTGCTTTTAGATGCTCAGAAGAGAAAAGTGAAGCTTGCTGGGGATGGGCGAGCAGACTCGCCCGGTTATAGCGCGAAGTTTGGCACGTATTCATTGCTAGATGTGGAGAGCAACAAGATACAGCACTTTGAGGTCGTGCAG TCCAATGAGGTTGGCGGCAGCTGTCGCATGGAGCTGGCTGGGCTACAGCGTGCCCTTGATTTCTTGGACCACAAGAATGTTGAAGTGTCCGTTCTTGTCAAGGACCGCCATGCCCAAGTGAAGTGTTTTATTCAGAAACACAAGGAAGAAACCGAACACGAGTATGATGTGTGGCATATGGCAAAAG GGGTCAACAAGAAGCTGCAGACTGCAGCAAAACAAAGCGACTGCAAGGAGCTGCTACCATGGATAAAATCTATTACGAACCATATGTACTGGGCAGCAGCTTCTAGCCATGGAAACAAGGAACTAATCGTTCCAAAGTGGAAGTCGCTTCTGAATCATGTTCAAGGCATTCATGAGCACGATGATGAGTTGTTTCCCTCGTGTCTGCATGGCGAGATTGAGCCGAGAGAATGGCTCAAAAAAGGTGAGCaatggcaaagcagcaaga AATTTGAAGAGGTGGCCACTGCGAGAACCCTGCTGAAAGACATGCCACGGCTTTCCACCAGATACCAGACATATGGACTTGAGGCATTTCACAGCCTGCTGCTTCATTTTGCACCCAAGCTGTACCACTACCCATACGCTGGAACGAAGGCAAG GACACAACTTgctgtgctgcactataatgagAATAGTGAGCGTGATCAAGCCTGCACAAAGGATGGCACTCCACGATGGCGCATAAAGTACCCGAAAGCAGCTGGGGGTGAGCCTGTGGCCTGTCCCATAATGGAGGCAGCCAAACATGGTAAGTTTTCGTACTGTAATTTATTTTGCAGAAATGAAGGTGCTTGA